One genomic region from Prunus persica cultivar Lovell chromosome G3, Prunus_persica_NCBIv2, whole genome shotgun sequence encodes:
- the LOC18782503 gene encoding ribosomal L1 domain-containing protein 1 — protein sequence MATITPAPTASTTKPTKAITKTVRKAVNALLKWRNSKLQTEKPDLLESDEFAYLVLTLKKIPPKARINAYKVPLPNPLHSQLSELCLIYDDGPKSNLTKDFIQKKIKAENIPISKILKLSKLKTDYVPFEAKRKLLYSYDMFLADRRIVPLLPKYLGKQFFKKKKIPVPVDLEHKNWKEQVDKACGSALLFLSTGTCSVVRVAKVSMSVDEIVENVLAAINGIVEIVPKKWRDVRSFHLKFLESLALPVYQAVPDLTLKIEGAKSDEEGKEEVKKVVKSESKSLKSEKVSKKKGRIHEVRYMDSNAGEVLDDDEVVAEGDIGDGKQRENEEPGNGELGKKKRKKEKVVGESKGDKRLKKSAKVKDDAELNGEKGEFNNEKQLKKSAKVKDGDDEVPVEKQLKILAKMVDEDDATIKHKKDGLSSKGKKQDVTKMKADDLPVKGEESVGKKEKRKSEHVKLKSGEAKPKMAKRSKKAIE from the coding sequence ATGGCTACGATCACTCCAGCTCCTACAGCTTCCAcaaccaaacccaccaaagccATCACCAAGACGGTGCGGAAAGCTGTAAATGCCCTCCTCAAATGGCGAAACTCCAAGTTGCAGACCGAGAAACCGGATCTCTTAGAATCCGACGAGTTCGCCTATCTCGTTCTCACCCTCAAGAAAATCCCACCAAAGGCTCGCATAAACGCCTACAAAGTCCCTCTCCCAAATCCTCTCCATTCTCAGCTCTCCGAGCTCTGCTTGATATACGACGATGGACCCAAGTCCAATCTCACCAAGGATTTCatccaaaagaaaatcaaggCCGAGAACATACCCATCTCGAAAATTTTGAAGCTTTCGAAGCTCAAGACTGATTACGTGCCCTTTGAAGCCAAGAGGAAGCTGTTGTATTCTTATGATATGTTTTTGGCTGATAGGCGGATTGTGCCTTTGCTTCCGAAGTATTTGGGGAAGCAGttttttaagaagaagaagattccGGTTCCTGTGGACTTGGAGCACAAGAATTGGAAAGAGCAGGTTGACAAGGCATGTGGGTCGGCCTTGTTGTTCTTGAGTACCGGGACGTGCAGCGTGGTCAGGGTAGCGAAGGTGTCGATGAGCGTTGATGAGATTGTGGAGAATGTGCTTGCGGCGATTAATGGGATTGTGGAGATTGTGCCTAAGAAGTGGAGGGATGTGAGGTCATTTCACTTGAAGTTTCTGGAGTCGCTTGCATTGCCGGTTTACCAGGCCGTGCCCGATTTGACATTGAAGATTGAGGGAGCTAAGAGTGATGAGGAAGGTAAGGAGGAAGTGAAAAAGGTTGTTAAGTCTGAGAGTAAGAGTTTGAAGAGTGAGAAAGTGAGTAAGAAGAAGGGTAGAATTCATGAAGTGAGGTATATGGATAGCAATGCTGGTGAGgtgcttgatgatgatgaagtggTTGCTGAAGGGGATATTGGAGATGGTAAGCAACGTGAGAATGAAGAACCGGGTAATGGTGAattggggaagaagaagaggaagaaggaaaaggtTGTTGGTGAGTCTAAGGGTGACAAAAGGTTGAAGAAATCAGCTAAGGTGAAAGATGATGCTGAACTAAATGGGGAAAAGGGTGAGTTTAACAATGAGAAACAGTTGAAAAAGTCGGCTAAGGTGAAAGATGGAGATGATGAGGTTCCTGTTGAGAAacagttgaaaattttggctAAGATGGTAGATGAAGATGATGCCACTATCAAGCATAAGAAAGATGGGTTGTCTTCGAAGGGGAAGAAACAAGATGTTACAAAGATGAAAGCAGATGATTTGCCAGTCAAGGGCGAAGAGTCTGTTggaaagaaggagaagaggaagagtgAACATGTGAAGTTGAAGAGCGGAGAAGCAAAGCCGAAGATGGCTAAGAGAAGTAAGAAAGCAATAGAGTAA